The Triticum aestivum cultivar Chinese Spring chromosome 7B, IWGSC CS RefSeq v2.1, whole genome shotgun sequence genome window below encodes:
- the LOC123157603 gene encoding protein DMP3-like has protein sequence MEQLRTFLIDHTIASPTPSSIVIRMPPSPQTNGQPTAGTVPAMPNDAGDVTIAPAAAAGPASKATDKVMSSAANLAQLLPTGTMLAYQALSPPFTNHDKCKASNQWLTAALVIILVAQCILFSFTDSVLGRDQKLYYGVATPRGFNMFNFSDKEEKLKWTPAEFRRLRIQPLDFLHAIFTALVFLTMAFSDMGLQNCFFPNAGRNTAELLKNLPLGIAFLLSFVFMVFPTKRKGIGYTDTTPHEKLT, from the coding sequence ATGGAACAGCTTAGGACATTCCTAATCGACCACACAATAGCGTCTCCTACTCCATCGTCCATCGTGATCCGGATGCCTCCAAgtccacaaaccaacggccagccAACGGCCGGGACAGTCCCGGCCATGCCTAATGATGCCGGTGATGTGACCATAGCACCTGCAGCAGCTGCCGGACCAGCATCAAAGGCAACGGATAAGGTCATGTCGAGCGCCGCAAACCTCGCGCAGCTCCTGCCGACGGGCACAATGCTCGCGTACCAGGCTCTATCCCCACCCTTTACCAACCACGACAAGTGCAAGGCCTCCAACCAGTGGCTCACCGCCGCGCTGGTCATCATCCTCGTCGCTCAATGCATCCTCTTCTCCTTCACCGACAGCGTCCTCGGCCGCGACCAGAAGCTCTACTACGGAGTCGCCACACCACGCGGCTTCAACATGTTCAATTTTTCTGACAAAGAGGAGAAGCTGAAGTGGACTCCAGCTGAGTTCCGGAGGCTCCGCATCCAGCCGCTGGACTTTTTGCACGCCATCTTCACAGCGCTGGTCTTTCTCACCATGGCATTCAGCGACATGGGGCTACAAAACTGCTTCTTCCCCAATGCCGGCAGGAACACCGCGGAGCTGCTGAAGAACCTGCCGTTGGGCATcgcatttctgttgagttttgtgttcatGGTCTTCCCCACAAAGAGGAAGGGCATCGGCTACACTGACACAACTCCTCATGAGAAGCTCACTTGA